The genomic stretch TCGGACTTTGAAGATGCCGTCGCGGCCGCCTCCAAGGCATTCCTCACCTGGTCACAAACCAGCCTCGCCGAGCGCCAAGCCTTGCTCGTGAAGCTGGCCGACAACATCAAGGAGCACGGAGACGAGCTCGCAGCTGTTCTCGCCAGAGAGACCGGCAAATCCGTATGTGCTCATTATCCCGCTCACCTTGTCAAAtttgagcagcagcagcagcagcttaCCAAGACTTACCAgaccatcctcgccaacatCGACGTCCAAGCCGCCATCGCCCAATCCCTCTACTACTCCCAAAACGGCCTCTCGGACGAGATCCAGCACGAGGACGACCACTCCAGAGTCATCGCCACCCACATCCCCATCGGCACCGTCGGCGCCATCTGCCCCTGGAacttccccctcatcctctccaacatcaagaTTGTCTCCTCCCTCGTGACGGGGAACTGCGTCATCGtcaaaccctcccccttcaccccttACGCCGTCCTCAAGCACATCGAACTAGCCAGGGGGATCTTCCCCCCGGGCGTGCTGCAGGTGCTGAACGGGGGAGCGGAGCTGGGGGCGGCGATGTGCTCCCACCCGGGGATCCACAAGATATCCTTCACAGGGCAGACGTCAACCGGGAAAAAAGTCATGGCTGCTTGCGCAAAGACTTTGAAAAAGGTCACGCTTGAGCTGGCGGGAAACGATGCTTGTATTGTGCTTCCTGATGCAGATCTTGACAAGGCGGTGCCGAGCATCGCTTCTGGGGGTTTCTTCAACGCAGGTCAGGTTTGTGTCGCGAGTAAAAGGATCTACGTCCACGAGGGCATTTATGACGAGTTCCTagagaggttggtgagggaggtggaggaaaaGTATCAGGTCCAGGAGGATGGGACGGTGCCGAGCGTGTTTGGGCCGGTGGACAATAAGTTGCAGTTTGAGATTGTCAAGGGGAT from Podospora pseudopauciseta strain CBS 411.78 chromosome 3, whole genome shotgun sequence encodes the following:
- a CDS encoding hypothetical protein (COG:C; EggNog:ENOG503NUDW), whose product is MQLQFYNIINDELRGSEDTHTVTDPRTEEELWPCPIATASDFEDAVAAASKAFLTWSQTSLAERQALLVKLADNIKEHGDELAAVLARETGKSTILANIDVQAAIAQSLYYSQNGLSDEIQHEDDHSRVIATHIPIGTVGAICPWNFPLILSNIKIVSSLVTGNCVIVKPSPFTPYAVLKHIELARGIFPPGVLQVLNGGAELGAAMCSHPGIHKISFTGQTSTGKKVMAACAKTLKKVTLELAGNDACIVLPDADLDKAVPSIASGGFFNAGQVCVASKRIYVHEGIYDEFLERLVREVEEKYQVQEDGTVPSVFGPVDNKLQFEIVKGIIEDCKRRGFDIRTGGKTVDVAESGKGFWLEPTIVSRPEEGSLLVQEEQFGPVLPILGWSDEDDVVRRANLANAGLGASVYSRDLKEAERVARRLEAGSVWINQSERPNFAAYFSGIKDSGFGGEMGRQGLLSYAYTKCLHFTK